The genome window CAGTGATTCTGGTGTCAAGTTTGAGAATGAGCTTTGTGTATATCATCCTGCTGGAAGCGGCCATCAGAGCACTGGCACACAGTGGTctataaagggatggacatcaGGAAGAATACTTGTGTAAGAAGACCcaagtagatcagcagtttctgaaatgttcAGTGCAGCCCATTTAGCATGACATGTTCAAAGTTCAACCCCAATCTGATGCTCCATTTAAACTTCAGGTGATCTTCTTGATTACATCTACATGTCCAAATTAGGATGTTGCCATGTGACTGAAACCAGTATCTAATCAGACAGCAGCTGAATAaatgtacctaataaaatgtTTAAGTGTATATACCCACAAAGACTGAGTGCAACGATCAATCCACACACCACCACCTTAAATATTTCACAAGTACTCaggataaaataaatttaaaaagcaaCCTCAGTTTCTCATAATTAAAGATCAGATTTACACTGAACATTTAAGGAGATCTTGTAAATACAATCTTTTGCAATCTAAAGTTTacctttaaaaagtttaaacttTGACCATTTTAGTAATTTCTAAACTAACAGTTTGTACTGAAATTGTGTTTGAATTACGAGTTCGTGACCCTTAGCCATGTTAAggtgaacaaaaacaaacatctcaGACCAGTGTGAAGTACTGCTTCTGAATTAGACTCataataaaacaattattttctgtttcacaaAAGTACAAGTTACTGCAACCATGTGTCTTGTTAGTGTGGAAAGTTTTACAACTGAACTCTTAGTGGCAGGTGTAAGCATTCAACCACGTAAACATTTAATTGCATTAAAgaggaaatacaaaaatgtttaatcaagattttatttattaattctaTTTGTGCTTTTTATAACTTAATAGCACACAAACTGAATCCCAACCAccctcaaaaagaaaaatgactgcGAGCAGTGCTGCCCCCATTAGTGACCAGTAGGATTGGAGAGGATAcagttcaaaaaagaaaaaacccacaaagGCACAAACAGCTTGCTGCATCCCTCAGAGGCATCTTTAATGCTCCACTTCTAGGGGAAAGGGCCACTATCTATGCCATGAAAGGGAAGATGTATGCGCTAAAATTATGCCAACATTTTTCACCGTGTGACCCTCTCAGTACGATTCGGGTGATGCAAGATTATGTGGCTGCGACGCGACAAAGGAATGCTACTAGCTTTTGCTGACTTTGTCGCAGTTTTCAGTCAAACTGCAAGATTGGTACAGCTCCCCTTTACtaagaaaaggggggggggggtaacaaaacaaaacaaacaaaaaaaaacaaaaaacaaacaccttaTCTATATACACTGAGAATAAGATTTTTTCCCATGTCTGTACAATTGGGCCTATACATTATTTACGGTGCAGTCTcgtacaaaaaaatatattcacTCAGCTGGCAAAACGGATCTCCATCACTTGCCTCTTCAAAAGCAGTAACTTCAATACTGAAGTTAAAGCATGGTTTAGTTACATCATCCTGTTCTGTGCACTGTCTTTCAAATTAAAGttcacattttcacagtaaaCAAGTGGAGATGGACAAagagggggggggaagaaagaaaaaaattccagcacagtgtttattttcttatGGCCGGAACTCTAATTCATCTACACTTATGACCTTGGCTGGCATAGAGGGGAGTGGCTGCTCTAGTACATCTGATCCAAACCACTTGGCGAGGCCTAGAGGGGGGCTGCCGCCGTGTCGCTGGGAGCCATTCGTCCGGTGGGGGCCTTGGCTCTGTGACTGAGTGCCAGGGACACTGGGATGTACTGCAAGACAAAAGTATTCAATCGACAAGTCTTCAAACAagataattaaatacaccacATTTTAATAACATTTGTGAGGATAATTCTGCCATAGCCACATAGTCCCACTGAATTTGAATATTTGAAATTTTCCTCCACTCACTTGGTCGTTGCTGTTGTTGAAGTTGCTGTTGCATTGCTGCTAACTGCATTTGAGTACTGGCTCTGGAAGGTAGAAGTGGATGCCCAGTTGTACTTAGTGGGTACAGTGGTTGTCCAAGCAGGGCAGGAGGCAAGCCTTGAAGTTGTGCAAGGTCATGTGGCGGAAACATACCTTGAGAGTACAATTAAAGATCAGAAACAATTAGGTTTAATGTTCAGAACACTTTAATacagtttttagtgtttttataaAGCAAAAggatttgaaagaaaaaaaaaaaaaaaaaaaaaaagccagcaaCCTGCTTGCACAAGAGCAGGTCCTAACTGCTGGGGCTGGATACCCTGTGCCAGCATACGTTGCACCACAGGGTGGAGCTGGGGAGGAGGGCGCACCATAGGTACGTGGGATAGCAGCGGTACTGGGTAGACAGGACGAGGGAAAGATGAGGATGGTCCTTGAGGTACCATGGCAGGTGGATGGTGTCCAGTAGAGCCAGGCCTGAGGCGCTCTTGTTCTTTGCTAGACAACGTCTGTGAGCTGGTCTTTACTCCCCCTGACTGAGCTACATTACCATCCACTGCTTCCAGGTATAGATTTGGGGAGCTGCTGCCTGTAATCATACAACCGAGATCTCAGTGTTACAGGGTATGTGTTCACTCACAGGTATGAAAGTGAAAGTTAAATATCAAACTAGTTCTGGGTACCGTATTTTTCGGCccataaggcgcaccggattactaagcgaaacaaaacagtcagataactCAAATTTTACTcgactcattcttcttgcttcctccacttctttacCATTGATTCATCAAtattgaattctctcgcagctgctccattcccatgttgttgcagtatattaatgactaacctcataatgtggatggattatctcagttgttctgacagaaatttacagcatcctgccatgcaattgcatttgtccccAACCATCAAGaaccctcatgttaacttttattgagtggaaaaaagttagcattcatcctccagcttcactgtgtttatgttatgctaacatagctatgtcgctagcgatcatgtagcacatcatataccagctagcccaacttcagtaaccctacaaatgcTACTGATGTTTAGTTTTCCGTCTTCAtttcagtcagaacatggtacatcatgtttaggtggaaactagcgagctaacttcctgctaacttctaacttttaaatttaataaaaaattctgttttcatggatgcctggatgttaaacttaattgttacacctggtgaagcagcaacactgatcattttacaaAAGGTGAAagaacagtttttaactctcagtgatgccgcagagTTTTGGACCTAAAGAGGACTTTGTTTTGGGCCCAGATTACTCCGTGAGGCTCCTGACTGGTAGCTGTaacgctccgacaatccatcaagcagtccggcttcgtagcttaccaaagtcgtactaaaacatttgacaaatTTTTGTGCGCCGTAtaccacataaaattggttCGAGGTAAGTAAGCACAACCAGCATTCATACATAAAGTGCACTGGATTATATGtcgattttgagaaaattgaaggattttaagtgtgccttctAGTCCGGAAAATACGGTAAATTAATACTGCACCATCGTGAGAATGTGCTGCTGAGTCGTCCTTTGTCTCTGAGCGATTTGAAGGTTCATCTTTGCTCTTCTCTTTTGTTGCGTACATTTTGCGGATCACAGATGTGGGTGTAAATGAAGGGGACAACTGACATAGGCAggggaggaagaaaagaaagaagttaATATTAGCAATAACAACAGGTGCATGAATTAGAAATAAGtcaaaacaactttaaaaacaacactggGAAGAAGTTTGCAGAGTTACGTTTATGCTTACCATACTGGTGACAGTACTTCCTGGAGAGTTTCTTCCAGCAGGCTGAGAGCCTGGTCCAGGGGAACGATTAAGACGCTGCGGTCTggacaaaaaccaaacacactcaGCCATACAAATTCCAACCAACATTATTTATTATCCTTGGAGGCATACATTATATTACCACATATTAAGCCAGTATAttcttcagctttgtttataaaGAAAGTATTTGTTTTGTAAAAAGCAGTCAATAGACTTCAATAAGACACATTAAAGTGCATGTCACTCAATTTGCTGAAATTGACTGATATCATAACCATTTAAAGTCTCTATACTATGTGGTATTTAAACACGATTAAAGCCAAAACAAACCTATTTCGGAAAGACTTGTCTTGTGGTTGTTTGTAGCCAGATTGGAATTGGTGGTGGGCATGGAGAGCAAGATCCTGCTGGAATGCCAGTGCTTCCAAGTCTGCTTGGTTAATAGGAATAGAGAGCGCCCTCATCTGGAAAGACAAGGTAGACCCAACCCAACTCATCAAAAGTCAAAGTTTTAGCTCAAAGGCctataaatgtaatttttactCCATGATGCTACTACTATCAATATGACTGTTACAAGCAACATGTATCACAACATATACATTATAATATTTAAACAGTAGTTTACTGAAAGCATATTTAACTATTTACATATGAACCAAACAAACCGCATGAAATCTCATCTCAGTAACCTGTTGCTGTGCAGCAGATCCAGGACTGATTGACCTGTGTATATCAGCAAACTGTTCTGGTAGCATGGGCTGAGGACCAACAGGAAATCCTTTAGGTAGGAGAGGATGAAGAACTGTTTATTGACCAATTTATGTGCTAATCCAATTTAAAGAACTGCATGCCATCATTCTTCCTAGTTCCATGGCACTCCTCAGTAAGCTTACCTGCCGGAGGTTGCAACCGACTATTGAAGTATTCAGGTGAGGGTGCCCTCTGTGGAAAGAGAGGGAGTGAAGGGCCCTTGTGTAGTAGGCCACGTAGAGGTGCAGAAGTCACTGGGGCCTCGGCGCTGCTCAGCAGATTGCCAAACTGCGTCGGGGAGCCACTACGAACTCCCAAGAGCTCCTTTAGAGAGAAAACATTTTCCAATAACTTCTCATTTACTTTATGATTTTGTAGATTTATTGTGAATAGTCAACAGCTAGCCCTGACTGATTGTAGGAACACTTCATTATCCTCAGGACAGCAACCATACCCACCtggaatatatttttttgtggcTGTGCAGGTACTTGGGCATCAGGCAGTGTCACTACAGCTTGATCTGCAGTTTGCTGCTTTGTACAGGAGGGAGGAAAATTGGGGTAAATCAAAGTAGAACAAAGTAATCAGTCTGCTACTCTACATTCTGAACTGCAAACAAATTAGCCTTAGTCAAGTCACCGGCAGGGAGGAAAAAGTCAACTGAACGAGATAGACGTGTGCATGCAATTCCACGTCAAAGCGTCCATTCTGCAAGTGAGTAACGCTGTTAGATTCATGTTCCGTTATATTATTCTGACAATTCTTTTGCCCAATTCAAGAAGCTAgtacttttgttttcttcactgaCTTGCACAAAGGACAGTTTACAAGATGACATTGCACTGCAAAAAAGGGTATACAAGCTACAACCTCAACAGTTAAGCAAATTTATGCCCATCATTTTCTATcctaatttaaaataaataaataaagaaggggggggggggggggttcttaaGCTTGCAGGATGCATTGAACAGGGCCCGAGTTCACCTGTTTTACTGCAACATGCAGTAAAagataattataaatatgtagAAATACTTACAGTGTTTGTGTTGGTTTTGGGGTGAGGTGGCAGAGTTCCACTTGCCTTCATGCTGCTGACCAGTTTATTAAAGGCTGACATGTCTGTGTCACGTGAGCGTGGACGGGCACTCAACCCGCCAGTTAAAGCCTCTTCTAAATGTTCAGCCATGAAGGGCGTTCCATTTCCTCTCTGGGCAGGTGGCACCTTTCGTCTCTGTGGTTCCGAGTCTAGCCTCATTCCCTTCATTtctccctccacctcctccaatGAGAGTACAACTCCAGAATTAGCTGGGAACAGATTATGAAACAAAATTCAACCTTCTTGTATCAGAGCTCAGTGTTAAAAAGCAAATTACCATTTCATTTAATggatttattaaattataaattgtgttaaattaaATTCCACAGTATCCTGCAACAGCTTTCAGTGTGTTACTGCAGACAGAGGTGCAGCTGAATGTTAAAACTCAAAAGCCTGAAATTCAGCTTCTCTCTACATATAcccatttttgaaaaacatgatAGCTAACTGCTGAAATCTCCCGAGTTCATCTAGCTATTGTCAAGGATCATCGACGTGTGCACCATGGCATTCAGCACTTGCTTGTTTTTGGCATTCTTTTGCCATACCTACTCAAAGGCAAACGCATGAGCCTGCTGAACTGTGACTGTCACTCGATgaatagggaaaaaaaaaaagttggtaaTAGGATGTGTGTGGTTTGGAACAGAAAAGGTAGACTTAATCCACATGACACTGAGTAGAGCTCAGCTGTGGAAATGGTTTAGTAAACAGACACTCACTGCTGTCCCGAAGCCGAGCCTTATTGGCAGAGAGCGTAGAAAGCAGAGGTTTCAGGTCTACTTTGGCCTTATGCAGCAGCTCCAGGATGTCCACCTTCTCCTTGCATTCAGAAGACTGAATAGGTGCAAAATATGAGGCATTGCCTCGGCTGGGGGACGTGCAACGTGGCTCGAGCCCTTCAGAGAATCAGAAGGGGAATAAGATTTAGGATATTTAACAGCAATCCAGATCATTTCGGGAGCGTAATCTTTGTTTGTACTCAAATAGCATCACATATGATGCAATAGCAGCAGGTCAGGATTTTGATAATATATCCCAAAAGTGGTGTGCAAATGTCAAGGGTACATTTCTAAGATTTCTTTAAATCGTGCAAGCTATCCTGATGATTAAATAACAACTGCTTGGGGCAGACAATACAGCCTCAAAATGATATTTCAAGGAAATCTTTCATATCTGATACTGGGAGAAGGAATACTCAATGTTTAATCAATGCCTGCAGCTTGCAGACAGCAAGCAGCATTTATTAGTACAAACAAAATGAAGGGCAATTTCTATCCTTATCCAAGTGCTATCGTAGGTCCTTCATTTTGACAGACTGTGCaatatgcacaataaacacatgctttaaaaaaacaaaaataataaaaaaataaaaacattttatcatTCCTGCTGCACTTtgaatatatacagtggggcaaaaaagtatttagtcagccaccgattgtgcaagttcccccacttaaaatgatgacagaggtcagtaatttgcaccagaggtacacttcaactgtgagagacagaatgtggaaaaaaaaaaaaaaaaaaaaaaaaaaaaaaaaatccatgaattcacatggtaggatttgtaaagaatttattcgtaaatcagggtggaaaataagtatttggtcacctcaaacaaggaaaatctctggctctcacagacctgtaatgtcttctgtaagaagcttttctgtcccccactcgttacctgtatgaatggcacctgtttgaactcatcatctgtataaaagacacctgtccacagcctcaaacagtcagactccaaactccgccatggccaagaccaaagagctttcgaaggacaccaggaaaagtattgtagacctgcaccagactgggaagagtgaatctacaataggcaagcagcttggtgtgaaaaaaatcaactgtgggagcaatcatcagaaaatggaagacatacaagaccactgataatctccctcgatctggggctccacgcaagagctcatcccgtggggtcaaaatgatcatgagaacggtgagcaaagatcccagaaccacacagggggacctggtgaatgacctgcagagagctgggaccaaagtaacaaaggtcaccatcagtaacacactacaacggcagggaatcaaatcccgcagtgccagacgtgttccgctgctgaagccagtgcatgtccaggcccgtctgaagtttgccagagagcacatggatgatacagcagaggattgggagaatgtcatgtggtcagatgaaaccaaagtagaactttttggtataaactcaactcgtcgtgtttggaggaagaagaatactgagttgcatcccaagaacaccatacctactgtgaagcatgggggtggaaacatcatgctatggggctgtttttctgccaaggggacaggacgactgatccgtgttaaggacagaatgaatggggccatgtatcgtgagattttgatccaaaacctccttccatcagtgagaactttgaagatgaaacgaggctgggtcttccaacatgacaatgatccaaaacacaccgcccgggcaacaaaggagtggctccgtaagaagcatttgaaagtcctggagtggcctagccagtctccagacctcaaccccatagaaaatctgtggcgggagttgaaagtccgtgttgctcggcgacagccccaaaacatcactgctctcgagaagatctgcatggaggaatgggccaaaataccagctactgtgtgtgcaaacctggtaaagacctatagtaaacgtttgacctctgttattgccaacaaaggttatgttacaaagtattgagttgtatttttgttattgaccaaatacttattttccaccctgatttacgaataaattctttacaaatcctaccatgtggattcatggatttttttttttcccacattctgtctctcacagttgaagtgtacctctggtgcaaattactgacctctgtcatcattttaggtgggggaacttgcacagtcggtggctgactaaatacttttttgccccactgtaaaaacTGGTGTGTATAATACCATTTGTACATACAAATTACTCTTATAGTTATTCAACCTCTGCTTTTTATCTTTTGttattcttcatttttctttttaataattttctAATATAAAcaattcagcttttctttcacCCTTGTGCTACTGTAACTAGTCAATTTCCCCAGTTTAGGATTAATAAGAGTAGATATATCTAGTGACAAAGCAAAATATACAAAAGACACAGCATAAGTGAAATgtaagcacagaaacagcttaggtcatgttttttttcctagaAATTTTAATCATGACTTAACATTAACTTAACAGCCTTTCAGCACTTCAGGAAACTGTAAATAGTTTCACacaaaattgatttttttttttttttttttttaaataaacccaTGCTGTTGTAACATTGGTAATAGGTTTTTAAATCAGCTGCTTTAAGCTCAGCTTTTTCCATCACGTAGCCACATTAGTAGTTTCCAACCACCGTTCGTGCTTCCTGTCATACAGAGTCATACAGAGTGCAACTAGTGAACGCTCCAGCGAGTCATTTGTTTAACAAGGGGTTTCACATCCCCACCTGTTAGCACCTTCTCCTTGCATACCTTCATACccttgttttactgtgttaacgTCAGATGTCATGTAAAGACTTGTCTTATCACAGAGGTGACAAGCATGTGCCCTACAACTGCTTTTACAGAAAATAGATTTGATTCAGTGGTCAAGAAATCAAATCACTTACCAGCAAGTTTCTCCAGCTCTTCATGAGGAGTTGACCTCAAGCTGCTGGACCGGCTGCATGGACTCTGGTTACTAGAGAACCACTGGCTGAAGCGGCTAGCTGACGCAGGGCCCTCTCCCAAAACATCCTCTATCATCTGTAAGACAGAAATGGGGGCCTGTGAGACAGACTAGGATACAAAAATCTGCATATTGAAGGGTGCAAGAACAAATGTGCCACTTACGTTTGCAGCGCTTTCCATCGATTTAGCACTAAAAAGGTGCTAGAAGACTGAGGGCAGTGTCACTGAATGCACTGCTTTTTGACCTTGTTCTCATTTACCAGCAAGTATTGAATCTAAAAATGCTAAAAGTAGTTTGCAGTTGGGCTTTTCTAGTTCAAACTAGAAACTGCATCCAAGCTACAATGATGGGCATAAATTTGGATTGTTGATGCCTTTTAAACATCTCATTAACCCCATGCAAAAGCCCAGAGAAGAGAACATTGATAGTGCACCATTCAGTGACATGACTCACCAACTAAAGACCAAATTCAGTGAGGTCAAGCTAGTGCAGCAGAGGTAATCTTGCACTGATACAAAGTATCAATACTAAGTTTTATATGACTAAATGCACAATTTGTGAAAttcagattatttatttattttaaaagccaCAAATATCAGGCTTGTAAGAGTCTTGATTGTATCATTTGTTTTTAAGTTGACAGTTATGTCTGGTTCAGGGGTGAGCAAACATGAAAACCTCTACTGTTAAGCTTATCTGGAAAAATTAAGATCACACTGATATTTTAGAAGTTATTAATGACACCCCATCTGTGAGCTTCACACcaataagcaaaacaaaaccatagTGCACCCCAGTACTTACAGAGGCCAGTCCTGGCATGGTCTTCTCTAAATTGAAGAATTCATTGAAGTCGAAGTCAccagctgaaggctctggaaGAACATCAGTGTGGGGAACTTCCTGATCAGCTGTCGGCTGCAAACCCACATCTTGCTCCTCAGGCTGTCCGCCATTACATTCCACTACTGCATACAAGATGTGtgacaataaaattaaatacaagTCACAATTTTAACATGAAAAGTCTTACTGAACTGACTTTCAAAATACTACTAGAAATGCAATAGTCCCTAAAAATGTTAGCAGTATTTCCAACAATGTCTTGACATGCCTTCTTTCAAAGATTCTGTCCGCTTCCTTGAACGCTTAGATTTGCGTTTATCATCttccaggattttgtcatcaaaTCCAATAAGCTCAATTGTCTCCGACTGGCTGGTGGGACCCCCCGAGAACCACTCTGGCTCCTCTTCTGCATACGAATCATTCCTCCTCCTTTCGCTAAACACACGCTTGTCACCAAAATCTCTCTGCAAATGATTACACGGGACAAACAATATCAATTTAGAAATATGGGATGGGACAGTTAAAGAGTAACTGCACAGAAACACTTTTATAAATTTAGTTCAAGTCTTAAGAGAATTGTGTTTTtagacagtttaaaaaaaaaaaactaaaaaaaaacgtATCGTGTAAAATAAAGTTCCAAAAAATTTAAGTGCATTCAATATCACATTAGAACTAAATGCAAGGTCATTTGCATCGACTGAAAGCAACAAACACCAACCCTGAATCTTTTATCTTTCAAGTCTCTCTCACGCTCCTTTTCCTTCTCTGCACGAGCTTCTCTCTCAAAGGCACGGGCAGCAATTATGCGTCCACTGCCAATTCTGCGTGTCCCTCCCATACGTAGAGtatcattttctttgttttccaagGGGCTGATTGGGCGACGGATATGAGGGGCAGCATTGCCCTGACATCCACCTCCGAAGCTACGTCGCTGTGGGCTCAGTACTACATCCAGGTCATCTTCCTTTAACCGCTCACGGGGATCTAAAAAACAGAtgggggggagggggaaaaaaaataaagttttttggAGTACATAGACTACATGAACAATTCCACTGCAGCAGTTTAGAACTCTTGTGCAAGGCTGGAACTTAAAATCCTAAACATTCATTGATCAGAGCACAGTTAAGTTTCTAGACAACATTGTTATTACAAAACGCAAAGATGAAAGGATAACCATCTACCATCAGTAATAGAGATCGAAAATGTGACATCATTTCGGGGGTAAAATCGCAAAGGATTGTAGGTACAAGTGGCAATTGGTACTAGCGTGCACGGGCTATTACAAGACAACAGTCACAAAGAGATAAACAGAGACACAaagaatggcaagaagctgctgTATTATTTACTGccatagccggtcgcatgacagccacgggaagcagacaggtaaagagatcgtttttttttttttttttatcagattcCTTCGTGGAAGAAAAATTGTTCAAGTCATGTTTCCGACTGGGTTAACCTGGGTTATACAGAGTTTAAAGCTGCTACCACAGCAAGATTTGCTCGGTTGACAGAGGGAGCGACATCAAAACAGCCACGAAAAGTCCCGCATATATGTGCCCAAGCAATCAAGTGATGAATAACTGTTTTCCAGTATGTTGTTttgcaatgatttttttttttgctgtgttgatttttttttttttttttcagcgaAGCAGCTAATAAAGTACAATGGAATACAATTTTGCCTCTTTCTTGTAAGattctataataaaatgaaacaatagtgccagttataaataaagacaataaattgaataaattatgaaacacttattttatttctattggATCTAAAAATGTTGTGTAATACTACAACCTGAAAAGACAAATAGATTGTGTTGGCCTGTAAACGAGAtacagaaattttttttaatgacagctGTAAAATGAAATAGTCCAAATCAGAAAATAGATACACCAAAGTAAATtggacctgggcttgttgcaggaatctgaagttactaaacacttcgtgagtgtatgcactcacacttaagacataattataaatatgtgcgtgatgaaagttgggcagcacgctaacgtctttagTCCACTCTGTATGCGCATATGgtctcttttttgtctttttgtcaaGTCTATCTTTGTACGGACCTGCCTTGTTCTgcttcgttttgtacataactAGGGATTAAAACCACAGAATTAATGATTACTGGAAATGCTAGCGcttgatgcagtgttttgattttgctgCCACTCGTACCTACAACGCAATGCACGATAGTCACATGGTTTGTCGATCTCCATTTACCTGGGATTCTTCGTTTTAATGGAACTCTGTCATCCATGTAGTCCTTCTTAAAACCTTCCACAGGTGAGCTTCGCTCTGAAGTGGGATATAATGAGGCATGCCATTTCTCAGGGTCCCAGACACCAtcactatttaaaaacaaacaaacaatagccACACAAGACTTATGTCCATACTTTAAGTCAAATTTCAAATTAAGACAGACAACTACAGCCTCAACTGGGATCCTGtttaggaaaaaataaataaagagtaacaatgaaaaatacaaTACACAGGTGAGGCCATCCATTTCAACCTTTATGCTGTGAGCACAGAATACAACCCAAAAGGAGGGTGCAAGAAAATCAGATCTTCAAAATAATAAACTAATTGATACTGCTGCACTAGCAGTGTTTAACTCTGATGACAGACTACTATAAACATTTTTTCCAACAGTTGAGACAAATCACATTTAATCTGAAGTCATTCGTGAACTCTCCCATAAAGACATTACACTTAATGACGAGTTCTGACACTTCAGTAT of Maylandia zebra isolate NMK-2024a linkage group LG5, Mzebra_GT3a, whole genome shotgun sequence contains these proteins:
- the eif4enif1 gene encoding eukaryotic translation initiation factor 4E transporter isoform X1 → MEKDACVEPKNGEAAVDQPKLAATAPYRYTKEELLEIKELPISNERPECLSEKYDSDGVWDPEKWHASLYPTSERSSPVEGFKKDYMDDRVPLKRRIPDPRERLKEDDLDVVLSPQRRSFGGGCQGNAAPHIRRPISPLENKENDTLRMGGTRRIGSGRIIAARAFEREARAEKEKERERDLKDKRFRRDFGDKRVFSERRRNDSYAEEEPEWFSGGPTSQSETIELIGFDDKILEDDKRKSKRSRKRTESLKEVVECNGGQPEEQDVGLQPTADQEVPHTDVLPEPSAGDFDFNEFFNLEKTMPGLASMIEDVLGEGPASASRFSQWFSSNQSPCSRSSSLRSTPHEELEKLAGLEPRCTSPSRGNASYFAPIQSSECKEKVDILELLHKAKVDLKPLLSTLSANKARLRDSTNSGVVLSLEEVEGEMKGMRLDSEPQRRKVPPAQRGNGTPFMAEHLEEALTGGLSARPRSRDTDMSAFNKLVSSMKASGTLPPHPKTNTNTQQTADQAVVTLPDAQVPAQPQKNIFQELLGVRSGSPTQFGNLLSSAEAPVTSAPLRGLLHKGPSLPLFPQRAPSPEYFNSRLQPPAGFPVGPQPMLPEQFADIHRSISPGSAAQQQVTEMRFHAMRALSIPINQADLEALAFQQDLALHAHHQFQSGYKQPQDKSFRNRPQRLNRSPGPGSQPAGRNSPGSTVTSMLSPSFTPTSVIRKMYATKEKSKDEPSNRSETKDDSAAHSHDGSSSPNLYLEAVDGNVAQSGGVKTSSQTLSSKEQERLRPGSTGHHPPAMVPQGPSSSFPRPVYPVPLLSHVPMVRPPPQLHPVVQRMLAQGIQPQQLGPALVQAGMFPPHDLAQLQGLPPALLGQPLYPLSTTGHPLLPSRASTQMQLAAMQQQLQQQQRPIHPSVPGTQSQSQGPHRTNGSQRHGGSPPLGLAKWFGSDVLEQPLPSMPAKVISVDELEFRP
- the eif4enif1 gene encoding eukaryotic translation initiation factor 4E transporter isoform X4: MEKDACVEPKNGEAAVDQPKLAATAPYRYTKEELLEIKELPISNERPECLSEKYDSDGVWDPEKWHASLYPTSERSSPVEGFKKDYMDDRVPLKRRIPDPRERLKEDDLDVVLSPQRRSFGGGCQGNAAPHIRRPISPLENKENDTLRMGGTRRIGSGRIIAARAFEREARAEKEKERERDLKDKRFRRDFGDKRVFSERRRNDSYAEEEPEWFSGGPTSQSETIELIGFDDKILEDDKRKSKRSRKRTESLKEVVECNGGQPEEQDVGLQPTADQEVPHTDVLPEPSAGDFDFNEFFNLEKTMPGLASMIEDVLGEGPASASRFSQWFSSNQSPCSRSSSLRSTPHEELEKLAGLEPRCTSPSRGNASYFAPIQSSECKEKVDILELLHKAKVDLKPLLSTLSANKARLRDSTNSGVVLSLEEVEGEMKGMRLDSEPQRRKVPPAQRGNGTPFMAEHLEEALTGGLSARPRSRDTDMSAFNKLVSSMKQTADQAVVTLPDAQVPAQPQKNIFQELLGVRSGSPTQFGNLLSSAEAPVTSAPLRGLLHKGPSLPLFPQRAPSPEYFNSRLQPPAGFPVGPQPMLPEQFADIHRSISPGSAAQQQVTEMRFHAMRALSIPINQADLEALAFQQDLALHAHHQFQSGYKQPQDKSFRNRPQRLNRSPGPGSQPAGRNSPGSTVTSMLSPSFTPTSVIRKMYATKEKSKDEPSNRSETKDDSAAHSHDGSSSPNLYLEAVDGNVAQSGGVKTSSQTLSSKEQERLRPGSTGHHPPAMVPQGPSSSFPRPVYPVPLLSHVPMVRPPPQLHPVVQRMLAQGIQPQQLGPALVQAGMFPPHDLAQLQGLPPALLGQPLYPLSTTGHPLLPSRASTQMQLAAMQQQLQQQQRPIHPSVPGTQSQSQGPHRTNGSQRHGGSPPLGLAKWFGSDVLEQPLPSMPAKVISVDELEFRP